CGGCGTCGGCAGTTCGAGGCTGCGGCCCACGGTGCACAACCGGTCGTGGGACCGCTGCACGGCAACTGGCAGCACGTCGCGGGCCGCGTCACCGTCCGGACCGTCATCGAAGCGCAGGGAGAAGGTCACCGTGACGTTCTCCAGGTGGTTCCCAGTCGTCGGGTCCGACACCTTGTCCGCCTCGACGGTGATCTCGAACCGGCTGGGTTCGCTGCGCCGTGACGTGAGGTGGTCGACGTCAATGCCGGTGCACCCGCCGAGCGCTGCCAGCAGCAGCTCGACGGAGGAGAACTGATCCTCGCCCTCGCCGAAACCCAGTTCGGTGCCGGCTTCGTTCGTGGCGACGTACTGACTGAGGGCAGTCCGGGTGATGCGCACGGTCGACATGGGCAAACCCTAGTGTGACAGTGACTCACAGTGACCACGAGGTGGGAGAACAGCGGAGCGTTACGTGGGTTCCTCCCGGGGGCGGGCCCGGGATGGGGGTGGGGGCACCGCGTCAGGAATCCCTCGCCGACCGGCTTCAGGGGCGATCGGGGGCGTACCCTGTTCAGAACGTGTGACAGGAGGGCCGCGTGCGCGAAGAGGTCTATCGCACCATCCTCGAGCAGATGGAAGACGGGGGGTACTTCGTCGACCTCGACCGCCGGATCACCTTCTGGAACGCCGGCGCGGAGCGCATCACCGGATACACCGCCGACGAGGTACTGCAGCATCCCTGCTCGGAGGGGATTCTGCGTCACGTGAGCGAGGGCGGCACCCAGTTGTGTGTCAACGGGTGCCCACTGCAAGCCGTGATGCAGGACGGCAAGAGTCGCGAGGCGCGCGTCTACCTGCACCACAAGAAGGGCTACCGCGTACCCGTCGTGGTCAAGGGCAGCCCCATATTCAACGACAAGGGCGAGATCATCGGCTCGGCCGAGGTCTTCAGCCGGCGCCGAGCCACCCGGTTCGCCGAACTCACCGACCAAGAGCGCATGGACGACGCGTTCATCGACCCGTTGACGGATCTGGGCAATCGGCGCTACGGGGAGTCACAGTTGGAGTCCCTGCTCGAGGCCGCGCGTGCCCAGGACAAGGCGTTGGGCATTGTCTTCATCTACGTCGACCACTTCAAGAACGTCAACGACACGTACGGTCACCGGACCGGGGATGCGGTGCTGCGCATGGTGGGCCAGAACCTCGCGCACGGACTGCGCGGCACGGACGTGCCGATCCG
This genomic window from Micrococcales bacterium contains:
- a CDS encoding sensor domain-containing diguanylate cyclase, with translation MREEVYRTILEQMEDGGYFVDLDRRITFWNAGAERITGYTADEVLQHPCSEGILRHVSEGGTQLCVNGCPLQAVMQDGKSREARVYLHHKKGYRVPVVVKGSPIFNDKGEIIGSAEVFSRRRATRFAELTDQERMDDAFIDPLTDLGNRRYGESQLESLLEAARAQDKALGIVFIYVDHFKNVNDTYGHRTGDAVLRMVGQNLAHGLRGTDVPIRWGGEEFLAILPGVTPEALRFVAERLRMLVEHSWLEVEGEQLRVTISAGAVMVADDETVEQALDRADRLMYDSKHAGRNLVIAEDGPVKRREDGTKQLHISPRPPKQTGLRGA
- a CDS encoding OsmC family protein; this encodes MSTVRITRTALSQYVATNEAGTELGFGEGEDQFSSVELLLAALGGCTGIDVDHLTSRRSEPSRFEITVEADKVSDPTTGNHLENVTVTFSLRFDDGPDGDAARDVLPVAVQRSHDRLCTVGRSLELPTPVATRIQ